The genomic interval TAGGCGTTTGCTCAACTGCCAGGCGTCGGCCCCCATGGCAAACAGGCGGCCCAGTTGGCCCTGAGTGCCGGATAAGTGTTTGTTGGCTTCGGCTTGCAGCTTGTTGTCCTTGGCCAGGGTCCAGGGGGTATCGGTAAAGATCACCTGATCCAGGTCACGATCCCGGGCTGGATCGGGATTGCCCTCGTAAACGATTGACGGTGAATACACCGGAAGATCGCCGCCAAAGTAGTAGGCAAACAGGGGTTTGAACTGGCGGGCAATGGTCGGCTCGGCGACCATGATGATGGCTTCGGCATCTTGCCGGCGCCGGGGCTCGAATTCCACGTCCAGGCCGATGGTACGCTCCACCTGGATTGCCCGGTCCCGGGACACGCTGATACCCAGCAAGTCGGCGGTGACCGCGCGCAGATTGTCATCCCGGAAGAAGCGTTCGATGTCCAGGGCCCGGCTGCCGTTTTCGGCCATCCGCTGATTCAGGGCCGCTTCAACCCGGTCGCCCCATTCGCCCTGGGGAATCAGGACCAGGGCATGATGAATGTCCTTTGCCTTGAGTCGGTCCGCAATCTGGCGGGCCTCATCTTCGGCTGACAGGCCAAACTGGTACAGACCCTCGGGCGCTTTCTTGCCTGCGGGCAGGTAGTTCAGCCCCAGTGCCGGAACCGGAAGGGTGTTCATTGCGCTCAGGGTGGTCAGTGCTTCTTTCTCGAGCGGTCCGACGATCAGGTCAACGTTCTCTCCGGACAACTTGCCGTAAAGTTCCTTGAACGGCGTGCTCGAGGTATCAACCACCCGGATCTCGGTGGCGTCGCGGTCTACGGACGGATCTTCGTAGTAGGCGGCAATAAAACCGTCACGGATCGCCTTGCCTGCGGCGCCCAAGGGGCCGGTCAGCGGCAACGCGAGTGCAATCTTTTCAGGGCGACTTTCCGCCAGGCTGGCAATCAGCTGCAACTCTGATGGTAAAACCTGGGCTGCCGGGTGTCCGGGCCAGTTGTTTTGCCAGTTCCGAATGGTCCGGCCCTGCTGGTCGAACTCGATGCCGGGCGCGCGCACGGTCATGGCCAGTTCCAGCCAGCCTTGTGCTTCGTAGCCGATAGCTTCGCTGTTTGCGCTTTCCAGTGTCCGATCCGGCACGGTCTTCAGTTGCTGCCAGATCTGATCATGCAGCTGCTGCGGATTCGCCTGGCTGTCCGTCTGGGTTAGCAAGATCAGGGTCATGGCTGCGGGCAGCGGCTCGCCGGCCAGGGTGTAGGTCTCGGCCTGCAATCGCGCCGCCCGGTTCATCAAGTCCGGGCTGTACTCGGTGATGCTGTCCGGAGACAAGCCGGCAGCGAGAGTGCTCGCCCAGTCGCTGTCGTCCAGGGCGGTGGCGCTTGCCATAGCCAGCAGTCGTTTCTGGCTTTTCAGCGCCGGTGCCGGTTGCGTTAACTGTTGGCTTTGCAGTAGCGTTCGCGCGGCCTCATGGTTGCCTTGATCCTGAAACCGACTGGCAATACGCAGCAGATAGCGTTGCGCGGTTTCGCGATTGTCTTCCTGGCCGGCAAGCTCCAGCGCCTGCTGCGGGCTCTGGGCAACGTGGGACTGAAGGTTTACGCTGGCACAACCGGCGGACAACAGGGCCACGGCAAAGACGGTGGCGAGGGCTCGGTGGTTGACGGAATTTTTGATCATGGCAAGCTCGAACTACTCCGGATAAATGGGCTTGTGGCGCCGATCTGACGGTGGCAAGTTTAACAGCTCCGGGGTTAATTCACATGACGTAAGTGTCATCGTGCAGGCATCAGTGACAATGAGGCATAGAATTTGAAATCTGAGGGTAGGGAGTCGGTGTCCGAAGCCGGCAAAAAAGAGAAGGCTCAAGGCGTTCTCTATATTGTGGCGACACCCATTGGCAATCTGGACGACCTGTCTTCTCGTGCCGTGTCCGTGCTGAACAGGGTTGATGTGGTGGCCGCCGAGGACACTCGTCACAGTGGTCGGTTGCTGCAGCACCTGGGGTTGCACAAGCGCCTGATTGCGCTGCACGACCACAACGAGCGTGACCGGGCTGGAAGTTTGCTGGAGGAGCTGGAGGCGGGCCGCAGTGTCGCGCTGATTTCCGATGCCGGTACACCGCTCATTTCGGACCCGGGTTATGTGCTCGTCCGTGAAGCCCGCAGTCGCGGTCTCAAGGTTTCTCCTATTCCCGGGGCCTGTGCTCTGGTGGCGGCTCTCAGTGCTGCCGGTCTGCCCACCGACCGCTTTCTCTTCGTCGGGTTTTTGCCGGCCAAGCGCTCCGGTCGGCGCGCCGCTCTGGAGCAGCAGGTTCGGGAGACGGCGACTCTGGTGTTCTACGAATCGCCCCACCGAATTCTGGATGCTGTGAGTGATATTGCGGCGGTGTTTGGCGAGGAGCGGGAAGTTGTCCTGGGTCGTGAGCTGACCAAGGCCTTCGAGACCTTTTATTCGGGCAGCGTCGCTGAGGTGTTGGCAACCCTTGAGGCCGATCCGCACGGCACCAAGGGGGAGTTCGTGGTGATGATTCACGGTGCGGAGCCGGTGACCAGTGACGAAGACGCCGGGGCTTTGGACGTTGATCACCTGCTTAGACTGCTGTTGCCCGAATTGCCAGTTAAGAAGGTGGCCAAGCTGGTGGCTGAACTGAGT from Marinobacter sp. LA51 carries:
- a CDS encoding penicillin-binding protein activator, producing MIKNSVNHRALATVFAVALLSAGCASVNLQSHVAQSPQQALELAGQEDNRETAQRYLLRIASRFQDQGNHEAARTLLQSQQLTQPAPALKSQKRLLAMASATALDDSDWASTLAAGLSPDSITEYSPDLMNRAARLQAETYTLAGEPLPAAMTLILLTQTDSQANPQQLHDQIWQQLKTVPDRTLESANSEAIGYEAQGWLELAMTVRAPGIEFDQQGRTIRNWQNNWPGHPAAQVLPSELQLIASLAESRPEKIALALPLTGPLGAAGKAIRDGFIAAYYEDPSVDRDATEIRVVDTSSTPFKELYGKLSGENVDLIVGPLEKEALTTLSAMNTLPVPALGLNYLPAGKKAPEGLYQFGLSAEDEARQIADRLKAKDIHHALVLIPQGEWGDRVEAALNQRMAENGSRALDIERFFRDDNLRAVTADLLGISVSRDRAIQVERTIGLDVEFEPRRRQDAEAIIMVAEPTIARQFKPLFAYYFGGDLPVYSPSIVYEGNPDPARDRDLDQVIFTDTPWTLAKDNKLQAEANKHLSGTQGQLGRLFAMGADAWQLSKRLPLLRQVKSATIDGQTGELSMTDDGSIHREQLWAQFRNGRPELLPELEATEPETAEEGTLGSPVQGE
- the rsmI gene encoding 16S rRNA (cytidine(1402)-2'-O)-methyltransferase; translated protein: MKSEGRESVSEAGKKEKAQGVLYIVATPIGNLDDLSSRAVSVLNRVDVVAAEDTRHSGRLLQHLGLHKRLIALHDHNERDRAGSLLEELEAGRSVALISDAGTPLISDPGYVLVREARSRGLKVSPIPGACALVAALSAAGLPTDRFLFVGFLPAKRSGRRAALEQQVRETATLVFYESPHRILDAVSDIAAVFGEEREVVLGRELTKAFETFYSGSVAEVLATLEADPHGTKGEFVVMIHGAEPVTSDEDAGALDVDHLLRLLLPELPVKKVAKLVAELSGRPKNELYQRALELK